From the genome of Cinclus cinclus chromosome 12, bCinCin1.1, whole genome shotgun sequence, one region includes:
- the LOC134048578 gene encoding inter-alpha-trypsin inhibitor heavy chain H3-like: MENKLLLCILLLIPAFASSDFLLTHVRNFKKRNADNDLVVNGIEVYSMKIDSKVTSRFAHNVITSRAVNRGNVSKEVFFDVELPKTAFITNFSMTIDGVTYPGTIKEKEAAKKQYEKAVSRGQTAGLVTASGRKTEKFTVSVNIKAASKVTFELTYEELLKRQFGKYEMFIKVKPKQLVKDFEIEVDIFEPQGITELEAEGTFITNELQNTIKKTFSGKKGHVSFKPTLDQQRTCANCSQSVLDGDFTVRYDVKRTTPDNLQIVNGYFVHFFAPTNLPKLSKNIIFVLDTSGSMSGRELEQTKEALLKILDDIKEDDFFNFILFDSEISTWKETLIKATSENVDEARKFVQHISAQGLTNLHGGLMRGIDILNAAHEEKLVPKRSASIIIMLTDGKPNVGVSNTHEIEKAVKKAIDGRYTLYNLGFGSGVDYGFLERMALENKGLARRIYPDSDAALQLQGFYDEVSNPMLIDVELNYPENEISDLTTNSFKHFYDGSEIVVAGRFVDSNQNHLSVDVRGEGANDALLYTTQQGAEQTAQAFQEQQYIFGEYIERLWAYLTIEQLLEKRITATGEEKENLTAQALALSLMYKFVTPLTSMVVTKPEEDDNEEGIADKPTEAEAGMFTGPLLASPLYHTYAPQPTWYTSVDGDPHFIISVPQKKDAICFNINENPGMILNLINDPVTGITVNGELIGDKRANSDAKVQNSYFGKLGIANKYLDVKLTVTPEMITIQNGDEKTGFTWLDSVTLQQAGLTLIINRKKNLVLSMGSGVSFVVVLHQVWKKHPLHQDFLGLYTLKSDKLSEQTHGLLGQFFQPIDFTILEVHPGSDPKKPDATMIVKNNELTVTRGWQKDYRRDPKHGVDVPCWFVHDNGAGLIDGVHTDYIVSSLF, encoded by the exons aAGCGAAATGCTGATAATGACTTG GTTGTCAATGGGATAGAAGTCTACAGCATGAAAATTGATAGCAAAGTAACTTCCCGGTTTGCACACAATGTCATCACCAGTCGAGCTGTCAATCGTGGAAATGTGTCCAAAGAAGTCTTCTTTGATGTTGAACTCCCTAAGACAGCCTTCATTACCAACTTCAGCAT GACAATTGATGGTGTCACCTATCCTGGAActataaaggaaaaagaagctgcAAAAAAGCAGTATGAGAAGGCTGTTTCAAGAGGACAGACTGCTGGTCTTGTCAC AgcttcaggaagaaaaacagaaaaattcacTGTCTCAGTCAACATTAAAGCAGCCAGTAAAGTCACTTTTGAACTCACGTATGAGGAACTGCTAAAGCGACAGTttggaaaatatgaaatgttCATCAAAGTAAAACCAAAGCAGCTTGTCAAAGATTTTGAG ATTGAAGTAGATATCTTTGAGCCCCAGGGTATCACTGAGCTGGAAGCTGAAGGAACATTCATCACCAATGAGCTGCaaaataccattaaaaaaactttttcaggaaaaaag GGCCATGTCTCTTTCAAGCCAACACTTGATCAGCAACGAACCTGTGCAAATTGCTCACAGTCTGTCTTGGATGGGGATTTTACTGTAAGATATGATGTGAAGAGAACAACTCCAGATAATTTGCAG attGTCAATGGCTACTTTGTACACTTCTTCGCACCAACAAATCTTCCAAAGCTGTCcaagaatattatttttgtattgGATACTAGTGGCTCAATGTCTGGAAGAGAACTGGAACAA ACAAAAGAAGCACTGCTAAAAATCCTAGATGACATTAAAGAAGATGACTTCTTCAATTTCATATTATTTGATAGTGAAATATCTACCTGGAAAGAAACATTAATTAAGGCCACTTCTGAGAATGTGGATGAAGCGAGGAAGTTCGTTCAGCACATTTCTGCTCAAGGCT TGACAAATTTACATGGTGGTTTGATGAGAGGAATTGATATCCTGAATGCTGCTCATGAAGAAAAGCTTGTGCCCAAGAGAAGTGCTTCTATAATTATCATGTTAACAGATGGCAAACCAAATGTAG GTGTATCAAATACTCATGAGATTGAGAAAGCAGTGAAGAAGGCTATTGATGGCAGATACACCTTATACAATCTTGGTTTTGGCAGTGGAGTAGACTACGGTTTCTTGGAGAGGATGGCACTGGAGAATAAAGGATTGGCCCGTCGGATTTATCCTGACTCTGATGCAGCTTTGCAGCTTCAG GGGTTTTATGATGAGGTGTCAAATCCCATGCTCATAGATGTGGAGTTAAACTACccagaaaatgaaatatcagACCTAACTACTAACAGCTTTAAGCATTTCTATGATGGATCTGAGATTGTGGTGGCCGGGCGCTTTGTAGACAGCAACCAAAACCATTTGTCTGTGGATGTAAGAGGTGAAGGT GCTAACGATGCCCTGTTGTACACTACACAGCAAGGTGCTGAGCAAACAGCTCAGGCTTTCCAAGAACAACAATACATATTTGGAGAGTACATTGAAAGGCTCTGGGCTTATCTTACCATTGAACAACTCTTGGAAAAACG CATTACAGctacaggagaagaaaaggaaaaccttACAGCTCAAGCCCTGGCTCTCTCACTAATGTACAAGTTTGTAACACCACTGACATCCATGGTGgtaacaaaaccagaagaagaTGACAATGAAGAGGGGATTGCTGATAAACCCACTGAAG CTGAAG CAGGGATGTTCACAGGCCCTTTGCTGG cttctccaCTATATCACACGTATGCACCACAACCCACATGGTATACTAGTG TTGATGGAGATCCACACTTCATTATATCAGTGCCACAAAAAAAAGATGCCATTTGTTTCAATATCAATGAAAATCCTGGCATGATCTTAAATTTAATAAATGACCCAGTTACAG GCATCACAGTCAATGGAGAACTTATTGGTGATAAGAGAGCAAATAGTGATGCAAAGGTCCAAAACTCATATTTTGGAAAACTTGGTATTGCAAATAAGTACCTGGATGTAAAGCTGACAGTAACTCCTGAGATGATCACAATTCAGAATGGTGATGAAAAAACAGGTTTCACCTGGCTGGACTCAGTCACCTTGCAACAAGCAGG tttaaCTTTGataattaacagaaaaaaaaatctggtgcTCTCAATGGGCAGCGGTGTCTCATTTGTTGTTGTTCTGCACCAAGTATGGAAGAAACATCCTCTCCACCAAGATTTCCTAGGACTGTATACATTGAAAAGTGATAAACTGTCTGAACAGACCCATGGATTATTGG GACAGTTTTTCCAGCCCATTGACTTCACCATACTTGAAGTTCATCCTGGGTCTGATCCCAAGAAACCAGATGCCACAATGATTGTTAAAAACAATGAACTGACAGTAACAAG ggGCTGGCAGAAGGATTACAGAAGAGATCCTAAGCACGGGGTCGATGTTCCTTGCTGGTTTGTCCATGACAATGGAGCTGGGCTGATAGATGGTGTTCACACAGATTATATTGTTTCCAGTCTCTTTTAA
- the ITIH4 gene encoding inter-alpha-trypsin inhibitor heavy chain H4: MEQRTLLALMVFSSLIVLAGTIDQKPAIEIYSLHVDCKVTSRFAHTVITSRIVNRANESREATFEVELPKTAFITNFSMSIDGEVYPGIIKEKAAAQNEYDTAVSQGQSAGLVKITDRKLEQFHVSVSIAAASKVTFELTYEELLKRQLGKYELLIKVRPRQLVKHFQIDVHVFEPQGIHFLETDSTFMTNELTEALIKELNETKAHISFKPTLDQQKKDSEPDGTLLNGDFVVRYDVKREATAGDIQIVNGYFVHYFAPQEMPVFPKNVVFVIDRSGSMTGRKIEQTRDALLKILQDLRPDDHFSFITFNNKVVEWKSSLLPATEENVASAAALVQTLTARGGTDISGALLTAVGMLEKAEGLLERSVSMIILLTDGQPTSGERNVEVIQENVQKAINGKFALFCLGFGFDVSYKFLEKMALSNGGIARRIYENADAALQLQGFYQEVATPILMQIEMQYPENSIEGLTKNNFKLFFEGSEIIVSGKISDELDLLPVEIKAQSHTSNLTLMEEANVKEKEQVFQNQRYIFGNFIERLWAYLSIQQLLEKAISAQEEDQKALEAQALDLSLRYSFVTPLTSMVVTKPQQKEELANKPTEADNEKPKSLPVGGSHRLKSGSPAGRRRSELQTGSNRKMFSTVPRVRDAVRAQPVASEHPQLLLQLPRQNERICLNIDERPQTSVHLVSDPEQGLTVTGKLGDGINHFVQFDINYENPPVQIHVYTHAILVNHNNKNDWLSWTKSASSTIQGLRVSVEKERSVTASLPDTVTVKISLVKFPDDFLGLYFLNTDRFSDKVTGVLGQFYSKAQFGSNSSNDQRAVERLLRVSGSEHKVSRLYTKDYRLESASEPVSCWSIDLTP; encoded by the exons ATGGAGCAGAGAACATTGCTTGCATTGATGGTCTTTTCTTCACTCATTGTATTAGCAGGAACTATTGATCAGAAG cctgcTATTGAAATCTACAGCCTCCACGTGGACTGCAAGGTCACATCACGATTTGCTCACACTGTCATCACCAGCAGAATTGTCAACCGAGCCAATGAGTCCCGAGAGGCCACCTTTGAAGTGGAGTTACCTAAGACAGCCTTCATCACCAACTTCTCCAT gTCCATCGATGGTGAAGTATACCCAGGAATAATAAAGGAgaaagctgctgctcagaatgaGTATGACACAGCAGTCTCACAAGGACAGAGCGCTGGCCTCGTCAA AATTACAGACAGAAAGCTGGAGCAGTTCCACGTGTCTGTCAGCATCGCGGCTGCCAGCAAAGTGACTTTTGAGCTGACCTACGAGGAGCTGCTGAAGCGGCAGCTGGGGAAGTACGAGCTGCTCATCAAGGTCCGGCCCAGGCAGCTCGTTAAGCACTTCCAg ATCGATGTGCACGTCTTCGAGCCCCAGGGCATTCACTTCTTGGAGACAGACAGCACATTCATGACAAACGAGTTAACTGAGGCACTCATCAAAGAGCTGAACGAAACCAAG GCTCATATTTCATTTAAGCCAACTCTAGATCAACAGAAGAAAGATTCTGAGCCTGATGGAACGCTTCTCAATGGTGATTTTGTTGTGCGTTATGATGTTAAGAGAGAAGCCACTGCAGGTGATATACag ATTGTCAATGGGTATTTTGTCCATTACTTTGCACCCCAAGAAATGCCGGTGTTTCCCAAAAATGTTGTCTTTGTTATAGACCGAAGTGGATCCATGACAGGCAGAAAAATTGAACAG ACAAGGGATGCCCTGTTGAAGATTTTGCAGGACCTCCGCCCAGACGATCATTTCAGCTTTATCACCTTCAACAACAAAGTAGTGGAGTGGAAGAGCTCTTTGCTGCCAGCCACTGAAGAGAACGTGGCCAGTGCTGCAGCATTGGTGCAGACTCTCACTGCCAGGGGAG GCACAGACATCAGTGGTGCCCTGCTGACTGCCGTGGGCATGCTGGAGAAAGCTGAGGGGCTGCTAGAGCGCAGCGTCTCCATGATTATTTTGCTGACAGATGGCCAGCCCACTTCTG GTGAGAGAAATGTGGAAGTAATTCAAGAAAACGTTCAGAAAGCAATCAATGGGAAATTTGCTCTTTTCTGCCTTGGCTTTGGGTTTGATGTCAGTTACAAATTCTTGGAGAAAATGGCCCTGAGCAATGGGGGAATAGCACGGCGTATCTATGAAAATGctgatgcagccctgcagctccag GGCTTTTATCAAGAAGTGGCTACCCCAATATTAATGCAAATTGAAATGCAGTATCCAGAAAATTCCATTGAAGGATTAACCAAGAACAATTTCAAGCTGTTTTTTGAGGGATCTGAAATTATAGTGTCTGGAAAAATTAGTGATGAGTTGGATCTTTTGCCAGTGGAAATTAAAGCTCAGTCA CACACGAGTAATTTGACTCTTATGGAAGAAGCAAATGTCAAAGAGAAGGAGCAAGTATTCCAAAATCAAAGATACATCTTTGGGAATTTCATAGAGAGACTGTGGGCTTACTTGAGCATTCAGCAGCTTCTGGAAAAAGC TATTTCAGCCCAAGAAGAGGACCAGAAGGCCCTGGAGGCCCAAGCCTTGGATCTGTCCCTGCGGTACAGCTTTGTCACACCCCTCACTTCCATGGTGGTCACCAAACCCCAGCAGAAGGAGGAGCTGGCAAACAAACCCACCGAGGCTG ATAATGAGAAGCCCAAGAGTCTTCCAGTAGGAG gtTCTCATAGACTGAAGAGTGGGTCACCTGCTG gtcgAAGGCGTTCTGAGCTCCAAACTGGCAGCAACAGGAAGATGTTTTCCACAG ttccCAGGGTCAGAGATGCCGTAAGAGCCCAACCTGTTG CCAGTgaacatccacaacttctcttgCAGTTACCCAGACAAAATGAAAGAATCTGCTTAAATATTGATGAAAGACCACAAACCTCTGTCCACCTAGTGTCAGATCCAGAGCAAG GACTCACTGTGACGGGGAAACTTGGAGATGGAATAAATCACTTTGTGCAGTTTGATATTAACTATGAGAATCCCCCCGTGCAAATCCATGTCTACACTCATGCAATCCTTGTAAACCACAATAACAAGAACGATTGGCTCTCATGGACAAAGTCAGCCTCCTCCACCATCCAGGG GCTGAGAGTGTCAGTTGAAAAGGAAAGGAGTGTTACAGCATCACTGCCTGATACAGTCACAGTAAAAATTTCTTTGGTCAAGTTTCCAGATGATTTCCTTGGGCTCTACTTCTTGAACACCGACCGTTTTTCAGACAAAGTCACTGGAGTTCTTG GTCAATTTTATTCAAAAGCACAATTTGGGAGTAACTCCAGCAATGATCAGAGAGCTGTGGAAAGACTCCTGAGAGTGTCTGGATCTGAGCACAAAGTTTCCAG gTTGTACACAAAAGATTACAGGCTCGAGTCAGCCAGTGAACCTGTTTCCTGCTGGTCAATAGATCTAACtccctag